A region of Denticeps clupeoides chromosome 19, fDenClu1.1, whole genome shotgun sequence DNA encodes the following proteins:
- the bloc1s3 gene encoding biogenesis of lysosome-related organelles complex 1 subunit 3 translates to MASSKFKIVVQGEASETDSDEEVYITSMPSVSTSSAGLRVPGEASETDSEGEVEKACKQAYAASSENAQSLRRDLPALIVIRNTPESPPVQEDRWSLKQECRDATLLQQKLQESNARLSADVAQTFRQVYQNATRDIRMATACLNNSQSGIINASHSIRLLLEDLKSVSEKVDIITSCNLLPDITIPPPISGQ, encoded by the coding sequence ATGGCAAGCAGCAAATTCAAGATTGTGGTGCAAGGAGAAGCGTCCGAGACAGACTCCGATGAGGAGGTCTACATCACCTCCATGCCTTCGGTGAGCACGTCTTCTGCCGGGCTCAGGGTCCCGGGCGAGGCCTCGGAGACCGACAGCGAAGGGGAGGTCGAGAAAGCATGCAAGCAAGCCTACGCCGCAAGCTCCGAGAACGCGCAGTCGCTACGCAGAGACTTACCTGCCCTCATCGTGATCAGGAACACCCCCGAGTCCCCTCCTGTCCAAGAGGACAGGTGGTCCTTGAAGCAAGAATGCCGAGATGCCACGCTGCTCCAGCAGAAGCTTCAGGAGAGCAACGCGCGGCTCTCCGCCGACGTCGCGCAGACATTCAGACAGGTTTACCAGAACGCCACGAGAGACATCCGAATGGCCACAGCCTGCCTCAACAACTCGCAGAGCGGCATCATCAACGCCTCCCACAGCATCCGCCTGCTGCTGGAGGATTTGAAGTCTGTCTCCGAAAAGGTGGACATTATTACAAGTTGCAATCTCCTTCCAGACATTACTATTCCACCTCCCATATCGGGGCAGTAA